One region of Emys orbicularis isolate rEmyOrb1 chromosome 6, rEmyOrb1.hap1, whole genome shotgun sequence genomic DNA includes:
- the FST gene encoding follistatin translates to MLNQRIHPGMLLFLMLLCHFMEDHTGQAGNCWLRQAKNGRCQVLYKTDLSKEECCKTGRLTTSWTEEDVNDNTLFKWMIFNGGAPNCIPCKETCENVDCGPGKKCKMNKKNKPRCVCAPDCSNVTWKGPVCGLDGKTYRNECALLKARCKEQPELEVQYQGKCKKTCRDVLCPGSSTCVVDQTNNAYCVTCNRICPEPTSPEQYLCGNDGITYASACHLRKATCLLGRSIGLAYEGKCIKAKSCEDIQCSAGKKCLWDFKVGRGRCALCDELCPESKSDEAVCASDNTTYPSECAMKEAACSMGVLLEVKHAGSCNSINEDPEEEEEDEDPDYNFPISSILEW, encoded by the exons ATGTTAAATCAGAGAATCCACCCGGGCATGCTTTTATTCCTGATGCTTCTGTGCCACTTCATGGAAGATCACACAGGACAGG CTGGGAATTGTTGGCTCCGGCAGGCAAAGAACGGCCGCTGCCAGGTCCTGTATAAGACTGATCTGAGCAAGGAGGAGTGCTGCAAAACGGGCCGGCTAACCACTTCATGGACTGAAGAAGACGTCAACGACAACACGCTTTTTAAGTGGATGATTTTTAACGGTGGGGCCCCAAACTGTATCCCATGCAAAG aaACGTGTGAGAACGTGGACTGTGGACCTGGGAAGAAATGTAAAATGAACAAGAAGAACAAACCTCGGTGTGTTTGTGCTCCGGATTGCTCTAATGTCACTTGGAAGGGTCCTGTGTGTGGCTTAGATGGGAAAACCTACAGGAACGAGTGTGCTCTCCTCAAAGCCAGATGTAAAGAGCAACCCGAACTTGAAGTCCAATATCAGGGCAAATGCAAAA AGACCTGCAGGGATGTTTTATGTCCAGGCAGTTCCACGTGTGTGGTTGATCAAACTAATAATGCCTACTGTGTGACATGTAATCGGATTTGCCCGGAGCCTACTTCCCCTGAACAGTATCTCTGTGGGAATGATGGAATAACGTATGCTAGTGCTTGCCACCTGAGAAAGGCTACCTGCCTACTAGGCAGATCCATTGGATTAGCCTACGAGGGAAAATGTATCA AAGCCAAATCCTGTGAAGATATCCAGTGCAGTGCTGGGAAGAAATGTTTGTGGGATTTCAAGGTTGGCAGAGGTCGGTGTGCCCTCTGTGATGAGCTGTGCCCTGAAAGCAAGTCAGATGAAGCAGTCTGTGCCAGCGATAACACTACTTACCCAAGCGAGTGTGCCATGAAAGAAGCAGCCTGCTCCATGGGTGTGCTTTTAGAAGTAAAGCATGCTGGATCTTGCAACT CCATTAATGAAGACCCcgaggaagaagaggaagatgaAGACCCGGACTACAACTTTCCTATATCTTCCATTCTAGAGTGGTAA